A genomic segment from Leptolyngbya boryana PCC 6306 encodes:
- a CDS encoding CARDB domain-containing protein codes for MKRHLLIALSSVAALSMSAVSAIAATPNPQPGCPDGWVPRPPELNPALGECMPGEIAPPSGGGILKKQLPDLKIREYQFSERAPQSVRVQIINQGNAIAKPSNLRLTVTQIKGVKVNRMLEVQLPAFKPHQSSNFLVNASEILPSDVDLKDTTFRLKADATLLVNESDESDNVALHHP; via the coding sequence ATGAAACGTCATCTTTTAATTGCTTTGAGTTCTGTCGCTGCGCTCTCAATGTCTGCTGTTAGCGCGATCGCTGCCACTCCCAATCCTCAGCCGGGTTGCCCCGATGGTTGGGTTCCCCGTCCCCCCGAATTGAATCCTGCTCTCGGTGAATGTATGCCAGGTGAGATTGCGCCCCCTAGCGGAGGTGGAATTCTGAAAAAACAACTTCCTGATCTGAAAATTAGGGAATATCAGTTTTCTGAGCGCGCGCCGCAATCTGTTAGAGTACAAATTATCAATCAGGGTAATGCGATCGCGAAGCCCAGTAATCTAAGATTAACGGTTACTCAAATCAAGGGAGTAAAAGTCAATCGAATGCTTGAAGTGCAGCTTCCCGCATTTAAGCCGCATCAATCCTCTAACTTTCTCGTGAATGCAAGTGAAATTTTGCCCAGTGATGTTGATCTCAAAGATACAACATTTCGCTTGAAAGCAGATGCAACACTGCTAGTCAATGAGTCCGACGAGTCTGATAACGTTGCTCTACATCATCCCTAG
- a CDS encoding transposase, translated as MTCSISILGLWQPEQQFDYALAQGGFEGESYLKVMDWIADKAAVTLAETGWLTVVVQDNCKIHTCELVKPHWQRWETQGLLLFFLPPYSAHLNLIEGQWHQLKAHEIAGRMFEDEYDLAKAVIQGMEVRSQFGGYALERFKFNSA; from the coding sequence TTGACTTGCAGTATCAGTATTCTGGGACTGTGGCAACCTGAACAGCAGTTCGATTATGCCCTTGCCCAAGGTGGGTTTGAGGGCGAGAGTTATCTCAAAGTCATGGACTGGATTGCGGACAAAGCAGCGGTGACTTTGGCAGAAACAGGATGGTTAACGGTCGTGGTGCAGGACAATTGTAAGATTCACACATGCGAACTCGTCAAACCCCACTGGCAGCGATGGGAGACTCAGGGATTATTGCTATTTTTTCTGCCGCCCTACAGTGCTCATCTCAATCTGATCGAAGGTCAGTGGCATCAACTCAAAGCGCATGAGATTGCGGGACGGATGTTTGAAGACGAGTATGATTTAGCCAAGGCGGTGATCCAAGGCATGGAAGTCCGCAGTCAATTTGGGGGATATGCACTAGAGCGTTTTAAGTTTAATTCCGCCTAG
- a CDS encoding serine hydrolase, with the protein MKRIAIATLTMLGLVFPLASKTLASPIDDPNNIDWASIRGYDSKDFNEYFNKKKAEGYRVVDLEVDEINGKANYAAIFQKNTDQRGWASLRDLSDEEFSKRWNEFKDKGFRLIDQEAYTLNGKRFYAGVWEENKGNLGWVSYRNVDGEEFGKRFKQYSDQGFRMIDTEAYSSGGKTLYSAIWIKNTDNVNWVAFRDMSESAYAEKFKSLSDQGYRSLDFESYVRNGEQQYAAIWVKNNGRAWASRRDMTANQYANWWKTYTDEGYRLVDFEAYNTPQGTRYAGIWRQNGEKLSWQPKKAVDNAISEYQKQFNIPGISVAIVQNGKLIYTRGFGYADIEQQKVAHSGTVFRTASVAKLITRALTLRLDDQNVLSIDKLTRTYVPILPQHHTHTVRQLLEHQSGIRHYRGSKRANCEVPNNPAWKDSSNTQYATSTQATELFRDDPLMFSPGAKTCYSTHAYTVVGAAIEGASKQSFTGIFDREITQGLGLSTLRPELISQANPDRATLYRDKTSSTAKNVPSTRDNISWKIGGGGLETSSVDLARFGMRLLPGQSFLSQKSYDDLWRGRKTIQHSGAQNGANSYLRVHSEKGTVIAVLSNQSLELGENDPNQDEAGVGKLTDAISSIILKD; encoded by the coding sequence ATGAAACGAATTGCGATCGCTACTTTAACAATGCTAGGTCTTGTATTTCCCCTTGCTAGTAAGACCTTAGCAAGCCCGATTGATGATCCAAATAATATTGATTGGGCATCGATTCGAGGCTATGACAGCAAGGATTTTAACGAATACTTCAACAAGAAAAAAGCAGAAGGATACCGAGTCGTTGATCTCGAAGTCGATGAAATCAATGGCAAAGCAAATTATGCTGCAATCTTTCAGAAAAATACAGATCAAAGAGGCTGGGCAAGCTTACGAGATTTGTCTGACGAAGAGTTCTCCAAACGCTGGAATGAGTTCAAAGACAAAGGATTTCGGCTGATTGATCAAGAAGCTTATACCTTAAATGGAAAGCGTTTCTATGCAGGCGTTTGGGAAGAAAACAAAGGAAATCTAGGATGGGTTTCGTATCGGAATGTTGACGGAGAAGAATTTGGCAAGCGCTTCAAGCAGTACAGCGATCAAGGCTTCCGCATGATTGATACAGAAGCCTACTCCAGCGGTGGTAAAACGCTCTACAGTGCAATCTGGATCAAGAATACAGACAATGTAAACTGGGTTGCGTTCCGTGATATGTCTGAATCTGCCTATGCAGAGAAGTTTAAGTCTCTCAGTGATCAAGGCTATCGATCTCTAGATTTTGAATCCTATGTTCGCAATGGTGAGCAACAATATGCCGCGATTTGGGTGAAAAACAATGGGAGAGCCTGGGCATCTCGACGCGATATGACGGCAAATCAATACGCGAACTGGTGGAAAACCTACACCGATGAAGGCTACCGTTTAGTAGACTTTGAAGCCTACAACACCCCCCAAGGAACTCGCTATGCAGGCATCTGGCGGCAAAATGGCGAAAAACTTTCCTGGCAACCGAAAAAAGCTGTTGACAATGCGATTTCAGAATATCAAAAGCAATTCAATATTCCTGGAATTAGCGTCGCGATCGTACAAAACGGCAAACTGATCTACACTCGTGGTTTTGGCTATGCAGATATCGAACAGCAGAAGGTTGCTCACTCTGGCACAGTTTTCCGAACCGCATCAGTGGCGAAACTCATTACAAGAGCTTTGACGTTGCGCTTGGACGACCAGAATGTGTTGTCGATCGACAAACTGACTCGAACATATGTGCCCATTCTTCCCCAACATCACACTCACACTGTTCGCCAACTTTTAGAACATCAGTCGGGAATTCGGCACTATCGAGGCAGTAAACGCGCAAACTGTGAAGTCCCCAACAATCCAGCATGGAAGGATTCGAGCAACACTCAATACGCCACTTCAACTCAAGCGACTGAACTGTTCCGTGATGATCCGTTAATGTTCTCTCCGGGAGCTAAAACTTGCTATAGCACCCATGCTTATACAGTCGTAGGCGCGGCAATCGAAGGAGCATCTAAACAATCTTTTACAGGCATCTTCGATCGCGAAATTACTCAAGGATTAGGACTCTCTACTTTACGCCCTGAGCTGATTTCTCAAGCAAATCCGGATCGTGCCACTCTTTACCGCGACAAAACCAGCTCTACTGCCAAAAACGTTCCCTCAACACGAGACAACATCAGTTGGAAAATAGGCGGCGGCGGACTCGAAACTTCCAGCGTCGATCTTGCTCGATTTGGCATGAGATTACTTCCTGGTCAGTCCTTCCTCTCCCAAAAATCTTATGATGACCTATGGAGAGGGCGCAAAACGATTCAGCATAGCGGTGCTCAGAATGGTGCAAATTCTTATCTCCGAGTTCATTCTGAAAAAGGAACAGTGATTGCAGTCCTCTCGAATCAATCACTTGAGCTTGGGGAGAATGATCCCAACCAAGATGAAGCAGGTGTAGGTAAGTTGACCGATGCAATTAGCAGCATTATCCTGAAGGATTAA
- a CDS encoding saccharopine dehydrogenase NADP-binding domain-containing protein: MMSSSTVRVGLLVNKRCSTLLKYVSSEQLRWAIAGRNRQKLEVVRDEVGVTVDVLVADSQDQSEIDAILSQTRVILTTAGPFALYGNTLVDACVRFKTHYVDITGETPWVRTLIDRYHER; encoded by the coding sequence ATGATGTCGTCCTCTACGGTGCGAGTGGGTTTGTTGGTAAACAAACGGTGCAGTACTTTGCTAAAATATGTTTCTTCTGAGCAATTACGTTGGGCGATCGCGGGACGAAATCGCCAGAAGCTAGAAGTTGTTCGAGACGAAGTGGGTGTAACGGTAGATGTACTGGTTGCCGACAGTCAGGATCAGTCAGAGATCGATGCGATCTTATCTCAAACACGAGTCATCCTCACTACTGCTGGACCGTTTGCCCTTTACGGCAATACCCTCGTTGATGCCTGTGTTCGGTTCAAAACCCATTATGTCGATATCACCGGAGAAACGCCTTGGGTCAGGACGTTAATCGATCGCTATCATGAGCGCTGA